The proteins below come from a single Chiloscyllium plagiosum isolate BGI_BamShark_2017 unplaced genomic scaffold, ASM401019v2 scaf_27221, whole genome shotgun sequence genomic window:
- the LOC122545413 gene encoding neuroblast differentiation-associated protein AHNAK-like produces the protein MGALLPTLPGTRCRGNAFTDVPDFFPDSRFLFWFCESSLFPPGSGTSARPGLGGAPSRGRDRVPANGKGAGRRPKARGDAKLRGPSLRPSRPARGRKAPKEEPGARGKRGSPRQPGPAGARTREAALLRPATVSRVGGGEPEVGLQAVGRAEGEVGPKRPEVGLRKPEVGPKRPEVGLRKPEVGLKRPEVGATNPELHPKEPDLGPKKPELSLKEVEVGLKKEGLNSPEAGLKEPEVGIEKVGLRSPEVGLKEVGLKSPEVSLKKVGVKSPEVGLKKVGLKSPVADLKEVGLKSPDMGLKKPEVGLKKPVVGLKEVGLKSLEVGLKKPEVGLKKPVVDLKEIGLKSPVVGLKKPKVGLKKPDVGLKQVGLRSPEVGLKKPKVGLKKPDVGLKQVGLRSPEVGLKKPEVGLKKPVVGLKEVGLKSPEVGLKKLEAHLKKTEVGLKTVGLNKPDASLRKVGLNKPEVELENPEVGLKLLEVGLKKVDLKTLEAGDQGLKQGQGVKKPNRGRKKANADPKVPKMGDKQQAVPGKPARGRGSAREQGPGPSKEQRAQRKPGAGRAQVVKGQKKGGQSPGARRDGKESQAGASARNGTGVPVPFPRELQPPPESESGAPSLPVGCILAENAIACPAAKLTEIPKLVDPGLQTLYLA, from the coding sequence ATGGGGGCATTACTGCCCACTCTGCCCGGCACCCGTTGCCGGGGAAATGCCTTCACGGACGTTCCTGACTTTTTTCCTGACTCTCGTTTTCTTTTTTGGTTTTGCGAATCCTCCCTCTTTCCCCCCGGTTCAGGGACCTCCGCCAGGCCAGGCCTAGGGGGCGCTCCGAGTAGAGGCCGAGACCGCGTCCCGGCCAATGGGAAGGGGGCCGGTAGGCGGCCCAAGGCCCGAGGGGATGCCAAGCTTCGGGGGCCCAGCCTGCGGCCCTCGCGTCCGGCCCGAGGGAGGAAGGCGCCGAAGGAGGAGCCCGGAGCTCGCGGCAAGCGGGGATCGCCCCGGCAACCGGGCCCAGCTGGAGCCAGGACACGGGAGGCGGCCCTCCTCCGGCCGGCAACTGTCTCCCGAGTCGGCGGAGGGGAGCCAGAAGTTGGCCTCCAGGCAGTAGGCCGCGCGGAAGGAGAGGTAGGCCCCAAAAGGCCAGAGGTGGGCCTGAGGAAGCCAGAGGTAGGCCCCAAAAGGCCAGAGGTGGGCCTGAGGAAGCCAGAGGTAGGCCTCAAAAGACCAGAGGTCGGCGCCACGAACCCAGAGTTACATCCGAAGGAGCCCGACCTAGGCCCCAAGAAGCCAGAGTTAAGCCTGAAGGAGGTGGAGGTAGGCCTGAAGAAGGAAGGCCTGAATAGCCCAGAGGCAGGCCTAAAGGAGCCAGAGGTAGGCATTGAGAAGGTAGGCCTCAGGAGCCCAGAGGTCGGCCTGAAGGAGGTAGGCCTCAAAAGCCCAGAGGTAAGCTTGAAGAAGGTAGGCGTAAAAAGCCCAGAGGTAGGCCTGAAGAAGGTAGGTCTCAAAAGCCCAGTTGCCGACCTGAAGGAGGTGGGTCTCAAAAGCCCAGACATGGGCCTGAAGAAGCCAGAGGTGGGCCTGAAGAAGCCAGTGGTAGGCCTGAAAGAGGTAGGCCTCAAGAGCCTAGAAGTAGGCCTGAAGAAGCCAGAAGTAGGCCTGAAGAAGCCAGTGGTAGATCTGAAGGAGATAGGCCTCAAAAGCCCAGTGGTGGGCCTGAAGAAGCCAAAGGTAGGCCTGAAGAAACCAGATGTAGGCCTGAAGCAGGTAGGCCTCAGAAGCCCAGAAGTTGGCCTGAAGAAGCCAAAGGTAGGCCTGAAGAAACCAGATGTAGGCCTGAAGCAGGTAGGCCTTAGAAGCCCAGAGGTTGGCCTGAAGAAGCCAGAGGTAGGCCTGAAGAAGCCAGTGGTAGGCCTGAAGGAGGTAGGCCTCAAAAGCCCAGAGGTGGGCCTGAAGAAGCTTGAGGCACACCTTAAAAAAACAGAAGTGGGCCTGAAAACGGTAGGCCTCAACAAGCCAGACGCGAGCCTGAGAAAGGTGGGCCTCAACAAGCCAGAAGTAGAACTTGAGAATCCTGAGGTAGGCCTGAAGCTGCTGGAGGTAGGCCTCAAGAAAGTTGACCTCAAGACACTGGAGGCCGGAGACCAGGGGCTGAAGCAGGGACAAGGCGTCAAGAAGCCAAACAGAGGGCGCAAGAAGGCCAACGCGGACCCGAAGGTGCCCAAAATGGGCGACAAGCAGCAGGCGGTTCCTGGGAAACCGGCTCGGGGCCGGGGGAGTGCCAGGGAGCAGGGCCCAGGACCCAGCAAGGAGCAGAGGGCCCAAAGGAAGCCGGGAGCAGGCCGGGCCCAGGTGGTGAAGGGGCAGAAGAAAGGGGGGCAGTCCCCCGGCGCCAGGAGGGATGGCAAGGAGAGCCAGGCAGGAGCCAGCGCCCGCA